One genomic region from Bartonella australis AUST/NH1 encodes:
- the rplK gene encoding 50S ribosomal protein L11: MAKKSIGQLKLQVPAGAATPSPPIGPALGQRGINIMEFCKAFNAATQEMEKGAPIPVIITYYQDKSFTFSLKTPPASFFLKKEANLKSGSKEPGKMSAGTISRDKIYSIAQVKMKDLNANDVEAAARMIEGSARSMGLEVVG; this comes from the coding sequence ATGGCAAAAAAAAGTATAGGTCAGTTAAAGTTACAGGTTCCGGCAGGGGCGGCTACTCCTTCTCCTCCGATTGGCCCCGCTCTCGGTCAGCGTGGTATTAATATCATGGAGTTCTGCAAAGCGTTTAATGCGGCTACGCAGGAAATGGAAAAAGGTGCTCCGATTCCAGTTATCATTACTTATTATCAAGATAAGTCTTTTACATTTTCTTTGAAGACGCCTCCTGCTTCATTTTTCTTAAAAAAAGAAGCAAATTTAAAGTCTGGCTCAAAGGAGCCGGGCAAAATGTCTGCGGGGACCATTTCTCGCGATAAAATCTATTCAATTGCGCAAGTGAAGATGAAGGATCTTAATGCGAATGATGTTGAAGCGGCGGCGCGTATGATCGAAGGTTCTGCTCGCTCTATGGGTTTAGAAGTTGTGGGCTGA
- the rplA gene encoding 50S ribosomal protein L1 produces MAKVVKRIKKIREGVDFDELYALMNAVLMVKERAIAKFDETIEVSMNLGVDPRHADQMVRGVAYLPNGSGRNVRVAVFARANKAEEAKAAGADIVGAEDLFESINGGVINFDRCIATPDMMPLVGRLGKILGPRSLMPNPKVGTVTSDIAGAVKASKGGAVEFRVEKAGIVHAGIGKASFDVEKIVENIKAFADAVIKAKPQGAKGEYIRRVAVSSTMGVGIKVDPTTVRSE; encoded by the coding sequence ATGGCAAAAGTAGTAAAAAGAATAAAAAAAATCCGAGAAGGTGTTGATTTTGATGAGCTTTATGCCTTAATGAATGCCGTTTTAATGGTTAAAGAGCGTGCAATTGCTAAATTTGATGAGACAATAGAGGTTTCGATGAATTTAGGTGTTGATCCTCGTCATGCGGATCAAATGGTTCGCGGTGTTGCTTATTTACCGAATGGATCAGGGCGGAATGTTCGTGTCGCCGTTTTTGCGCGCGCTAACAAAGCTGAAGAAGCTAAGGCTGCGGGTGCAGATATTGTTGGTGCGGAAGATTTATTTGAGAGCATTAATGGTGGAGTAATTAATTTTGACCGTTGTATTGCAACACCAGATATGATGCCGCTTGTTGGTCGTCTGGGTAAAATTCTTGGTCCACGAAGCTTAATGCCTAATCCGAAGGTTGGTACTGTAACATCTGATATTGCCGGTGCTGTTAAAGCTTCTAAAGGGGGTGCCGTTGAGTTCCGTGTTGAGAAAGCTGGTATCGTGCACGCTGGTATCGGTAAGGCTTCTTTTGATGTTGAGAAGATAGTAGAAAATATAAAAGCTTTTGCTGATGCGGTTATTAAAGCTAAGCCACAAGGAGCAAAAGGCGAGTATATCAGGCGCGTTGCGGTTTCTTCGACTATGGGTGTTGGGATTAAAGTTGACCCTACGACAGTTCGCTCAGAGTAG
- the rplJ gene encoding 50S ribosomal protein L10, translated as MNRAEKREFVTWLNKAFQESGSVVVAHYSGLTVSQMNDLRSRMGEVGGAVKVAKNRLAKIALQGTEAEFMTDLFTGQTLIAYSKDPITAPKVSVDFAKINDKLVILGGAMGATSLNVDAVKFLASLPSLNELRAKLLGTISTPATRIAQVITAPASQVARVVGAYAQEGKAA; from the coding sequence GTGAATAGAGCAGAAAAACGTGAATTCGTCACGTGGCTTAATAAAGCTTTTCAAGAGTCTGGTTCTGTTGTTGTTGCACATTATTCCGGTTTGACAGTTTCGCAGATGAACGATCTTCGTTCGAGGATGGGTGAAGTTGGCGGCGCTGTTAAAGTTGCTAAAAATCGCCTTGCCAAAATCGCTCTTCAGGGCACAGAAGCTGAGTTTATGACGGATCTGTTTACTGGGCAGACGCTTATTGCTTATTCAAAAGACCCAATTACGGCGCCAAAAGTTTCTGTTGATTTCGCAAAAATCAACGACAAATTGGTCATCCTTGGTGGTGCGATGGGCGCAACGAGTTTGAATGTTGATGCTGTGAAGTTTTTAGCTTCATTGCCTTCATTAAATGAGTTGCGCGCGAAGCTTTTAGGCACAATTTCTACTCCTGCGACTCGCATCGCCCAAGTCATCACCGCGCCTGCTAGCCAGGTTGCTCGTGTTGTCGGTGCGTATGCTCAGGAAGGGAAAGCGGCTTGA
- the rplL gene encoding 50S ribosomal protein L7/L12, which yields MADLAKIVEDLSNLTVLEAAELSKLLEEKWGVSAAAPVAVAAVGGAAAPAAEEKTEFDVILVDSGAQKINVIKEVRALTGLGLKEAKDLVEGAPKPLKEGVSKDEAEKIKAQLEAAGAKVELK from the coding sequence ATGGCTGATCTAGCAAAGATCGTAGAAGACCTTTCTAATCTTACTGTTTTGGAAGCAGCAGAGCTTTCAAAATTGCTTGAAGAAAAATGGGGCGTTTCGGCTGCTGCTCCTGTAGCGGTTGCAGCTGTTGGCGGTGCAGCTGCGCCAGCTGCTGAAGAAAAGACTGAATTTGACGTCATTCTCGTTGATAGCGGCGCTCAAAAAATCAACGTCATTAAAGAAGTTCGTGCTCTCACAGGTCTTGGTCTTAAAGAAGCGAAAGACTTAGTTGAAGGAGCACCTAAGCCTCTTAAAGAGGGGGTTTCTAAGGATGAAGCAGAAAAAATTAAAGCTCAGCTTGAAGCAGCTGGCGCTAAAGTCGAACTTAAGTAG
- the rpoB gene encoding DNA-directed RNA polymerase subunit beta has protein sequence MAQTLTMMSQFNGRKRVRKFFGKIPEVAEMPNLIEVQKASYDQFLMVNEPEGGRPDEGLQAVFKLVFPISDFAGTAMLEFVRYEFDSPKFDVEECRQRDLTYAAPLKVILRLIVFDIDEDTGSKDIKDIKEQGVYMGDMPLMTSNGTFIVNGTERVIVSQMHRSPGVFFDHDKGKSHSSGKFLFAARVIPYRGSWLDIEFDAKDIVYARIDRRRKIPVTSLLMALGMDASDILSTFYNKITYERTDNGWRIPYSIDRFKGVKLVSDLIDADTGEVVFEAGKKLTVRAAKLLAEKGLKAIRVSEDDLLGSYLAEDVVNYQTGEIYLEAGDELDEKALKILFEVSADQINILDIDHMNIGAYIRNTLKTDKNESRQDALFDIYRVMRPGEPPTMDTAEAMFHSLFFDSERYDLSAVGRVKMNLRMGLDCPDTVRVLRQEDILAVVKMLVELRDGRGEIDDIDNLGNRRVRSVGELMENQYRIGLLRMERAIKERMSSVEIDTVMPQDLINAKPAAAAVREFFGSSQLSQFMDQTNPLSEITHKRRLSALGPGGLTRERAGFEVRDVHPTHYGRICPIETPEGPNIGLINSLATFARVNKYGFIESPYRKIVDGKVTTEVIYLSAMEESKHYVAQANSSLDVEGRFTEEFVVCRHAGEVLMAPRDHVDLMDVSPKQLVSVAAALIPFLENDDANRALMGSNMQRQAVPLVRAEAPFVGTGMESIVARDSGAAIGAKRSGIVDQVDATRIVIRATEDLDPSKSGVDIYRLQKFQRSNQSTCINQRPLVRVGDRIEKGDIIADGPSTDLGDLALGRNVLVAFMPWNGYNYEDSILLSERIVADDVFTSIHIEEFEVAARDTKLGPEEITRDIPNVAEEALRNLDEAGIVYIGAEVQPGDILVGKITPKGESPMTPEEKLLRAIFGEKASDVRDTSMRMPPGTFGTVVEVRVFNRHGVEKDERAMAIEREEIERLAKDRDDEQSILDRNVYARLADMLKGKFAVKGPKGFLKGKNLDSTVMGHYPRSQWWQFFVEDEKLQNEIEALRRQYDDSKEALQRRFMDKVEKVQRGDELPPGVMKMVKVFVAVKRKIQPGDKMAGRHGNKGVVSRILPVEDMPFLEDGTHADIVLNPLGVPSRMNVGQILETHLGWACANMGKKIGDLVNFYQETGDILPLRQRIENLIPDNDRNEPVRQYDNESLFKLALQMRKGVSVATPVFDGAHEADINMMLEDADLDSSGQVVLYDGRTGEPFDRPVTVGYIYMLKLHHLVDDKIHARSIGPYSLVTQQPLGGKAQFGGQRFGEMEVWALEAYGAAYTLQEMLTVKSDDVAGRTKVYEAIVRGDDTFEAGIPESFNVLVKEMRSLGLNVELDDVREFIAKQAPSDIAE, from the coding sequence ATGGCTCAGACCCTAACGATGATGTCTCAATTCAATGGTCGTAAGCGCGTACGCAAGTTTTTTGGAAAAATCCCCGAAGTAGCGGAGATGCCAAATCTTATCGAGGTTCAGAAAGCTTCATACGATCAATTCCTTATGGTTAATGAGCCCGAAGGTGGGCGTCCGGACGAAGGCTTACAGGCTGTTTTTAAATTGGTGTTTCCTATCTCGGATTTCGCCGGAACAGCCATGCTCGAATTTGTTCGTTACGAATTTGATTCGCCAAAATTTGATGTTGAAGAATGCCGTCAGCGTGATTTGACTTACGCGGCGCCATTAAAAGTGATATTGCGTCTGATTGTATTTGATATTGATGAGGATACTGGTTCAAAAGATATCAAAGATATCAAAGAGCAAGGCGTTTATATGGGCGATATGCCTTTAATGACGAGTAATGGTACTTTTATCGTCAATGGTACAGAGCGCGTTATAGTTTCACAAATGCACCGCTCTCCAGGTGTCTTTTTTGATCACGATAAAGGAAAATCTCACTCATCAGGGAAGTTTCTTTTCGCAGCTCGCGTAATTCCTTATCGTGGTTCTTGGCTTGATATTGAGTTTGATGCGAAAGATATTGTTTATGCTCGTATTGATCGGCGGCGCAAAATTCCAGTTACCAGCCTTTTGATGGCGTTGGGTATGGATGCATCGGATATTTTATCAACATTTTACAACAAGATTACTTATGAGCGGACCGATAATGGATGGCGTATCCCTTATTCTATCGACCGTTTTAAAGGGGTAAAATTGGTTTCTGACCTTATAGACGCAGATACGGGCGAGGTAGTTTTTGAAGCCGGTAAAAAGCTGACAGTTCGTGCTGCAAAACTTTTGGCAGAAAAAGGTTTGAAAGCAATTAGAGTCAGTGAAGATGATTTATTAGGTTCTTACCTCGCTGAAGATGTTGTTAATTATCAAACAGGTGAGATTTATCTTGAAGCTGGTGACGAACTTGACGAAAAAGCGTTAAAGATTTTGTTTGAAGTTAGTGCAGATCAAATTAATATTCTTGATATTGATCACATGAATATTGGTGCGTACATACGCAATACCTTAAAAACAGACAAAAATGAAAGCCGACAGGACGCACTCTTTGATATTTATCGGGTGATGCGTCCAGGTGAGCCTCCGACGATGGATACGGCGGAAGCCATGTTTCATTCATTGTTTTTTGATTCTGAGCGTTATGATCTTTCAGCTGTCGGACGTGTTAAGATGAATTTACGTATGGGGCTTGATTGTCCAGATACGGTTCGTGTCTTACGTCAAGAAGATATTCTTGCTGTCGTTAAGATGCTGGTTGAATTGCGCGATGGTCGTGGAGAGATTGATGATATCGACAATCTCGGTAATCGCCGTGTCCGGTCGGTCGGGGAATTGATGGAAAATCAATATCGAATTGGTCTGCTTCGTATGGAGCGTGCGATAAAAGAACGCATGTCATCAGTCGAAATTGACACTGTTATGCCCCAAGATTTAATTAACGCGAAGCCGGCTGCCGCGGCAGTTCGTGAATTTTTTGGGTCTTCGCAATTGTCGCAATTTATGGATCAGACTAATCCTTTGTCGGAGATTACTCATAAGCGCCGTCTTTCCGCTCTTGGTCCAGGTGGTTTAACTCGTGAACGTGCAGGTTTTGAGGTGCGCGATGTGCATCCTACGCATTACGGTCGTATTTGCCCAATCGAAACGCCGGAGGGTCCGAATATTGGTCTGATTAATTCTTTAGCCACATTTGCGCGGGTTAATAAATATGGTTTTATTGAAAGCCCCTATCGCAAAATTGTCGATGGTAAAGTGACGACGGAAGTTATTTATCTTTCTGCTATGGAAGAATCTAAGCATTATGTGGCTCAGGCTAATTCTTCGTTAGATGTAGAAGGGCGTTTTACGGAAGAATTTGTAGTTTGTCGGCATGCAGGTGAAGTTTTGATGGCTCCACGTGATCATGTAGATTTGATGGATGTTTCGCCAAAGCAGTTGGTTTCTGTGGCTGCCGCTCTTATTCCATTTTTGGAAAATGATGACGCGAACCGCGCTTTGATGGGGTCAAATATGCAGCGTCAGGCAGTTCCGCTTGTACGCGCTGAGGCGCCGTTTGTTGGTACAGGTATGGAGTCGATAGTTGCTCGTGATTCGGGAGCTGCTATCGGTGCAAAACGTAGTGGCATTGTTGATCAAGTCGACGCTACACGTATTGTTATTCGTGCGACAGAGGATTTAGATCCATCAAAATCTGGTGTGGATATTTATCGTTTACAAAAGTTTCAACGTTCCAATCAGTCCACTTGTATTAATCAGCGTCCTCTCGTGCGTGTTGGTGATCGGATAGAAAAAGGTGATATCATTGCTGATGGTCCGTCAACTGACCTTGGTGATTTAGCTCTTGGCAGGAATGTTTTGGTGGCGTTTATGCCCTGGAATGGTTATAATTACGAAGACTCTATTTTGCTTTCTGAGCGTATTGTTGCAGATGATGTATTTACTTCAATTCATATAGAAGAATTTGAAGTTGCTGCGCGTGATACAAAGCTTGGGCCAGAAGAGATCACCCGTGATATTCCTAATGTTGCAGAAGAGGCATTAAGGAATCTCGATGAAGCTGGTATTGTCTATATCGGTGCCGAAGTTCAACCAGGGGATATTTTGGTTGGCAAAATAACACCGAAGGGCGAAAGTCCTATGACGCCGGAAGAAAAGCTTTTGCGTGCGATTTTTGGTGAAAAAGCTTCAGATGTTCGTGATACTTCTATGAGGATGCCTCCCGGGACTTTCGGGACGGTTGTAGAAGTTCGTGTTTTTAACCGCCACGGTGTGGAAAAAGATGAGCGCGCAATGGCGATTGAGCGTGAAGAAATTGAACGTTTGGCTAAAGACCGCGATGACGAGCAGTCGATTCTTGACCGAAATGTTTATGCGCGCCTCGCGGATATGCTGAAGGGCAAATTTGCTGTAAAAGGTCCGAAAGGGTTCTTAAAGGGCAAGAATCTTGATAGTACAGTAATGGGGCATTACCCACGGTCGCAGTGGTGGCAGTTTTTCGTTGAGGACGAGAAGCTTCAAAATGAAATTGAGGCTTTACGTAGGCAATATGATGATTCTAAAGAGGCTTTGCAGCGTCGCTTTATGGATAAGGTTGAGAAGGTCCAAAGAGGCGACGAGTTACCACCTGGTGTCATGAAGATGGTAAAAGTTTTTGTGGCTGTGAAGCGTAAGATTCAACCTGGTGATAAAATGGCGGGGCGTCACGGTAATAAGGGCGTCGTATCGCGTATTCTTCCAGTTGAAGATATGCCGTTCCTTGAAGACGGAACACACGCCGACATTGTGCTGAATCCGTTGGGTGTGCCTAGCCGTATGAATGTTGGTCAGATTCTTGAAACACACCTTGGTTGGGCGTGTGCGAATATGGGCAAAAAGATAGGCGATTTAGTGAATTTTTATCAAGAAACTGGGGATATACTTCCTTTGCGTCAGCGTATCGAAAATCTTATTCCTGACAATGATCGCAATGAGCCAGTGCGCCAATATGATAATGAGAGCCTTTTTAAATTAGCGCTTCAAATGAGGAAGGGTGTTTCTGTCGCAACGCCTGTTTTTGATGGAGCTCACGAAGCCGATATTAACATGATGTTGGAAGACGCAGATTTGGATAGTTCAGGGCAAGTCGTACTTTATGATGGTCGTACCGGAGAGCCTTTTGATCGCCCAGTAACAGTGGGTTATATTTATATGCTTAAATTGCACCACCTTGTTGATGACAAGATACATGCCCGTTCGATAGGGCCTTATTCGCTTGTTACGCAGCAACCATTAGGTGGTAAAGCGCAATTCGGCGGCCAGCGTTTTGGCGAGATGGAGGTTTGGGCGCTTGAAGCTTACGGTGCTGCGTACACTTTACAGGAGATGTTAACGGTTAAATCAGACGATGTAGCTGGTCGAACGAAAGTTTATGAGGCAATTGTGCGTGGTGATGATACGTTTGAAGCAGGAATACCCGAAAGCTTTAATGTTTTGGTGAAAGAAATGCGTTCGCTTGGCCTTAATGTAGAGCTTGATGATGTACGTGAATTTATTGCAAAACAGGCACCATCTGATATAGCGGAATGA
- the rpoC gene encoding DNA-directed RNA polymerase subunit beta' — MNHEVMNLFNPQAPAQTFDSIRISIASPEKILSWSYGEIKKPETINYRTFKPERDGLFCARIFGPIKDYECLCGKYKRMKYKGIICEKCGVEVTLSRVRRERMGHIELAAPVAHIWFLKSLPGRISTLLDLTLKDIERVLYFENYIVTEPGLTSLKLHQLLSEEEYMLAVDEFGEDQFTAMIGAEAIYELLAGMELDKIANDLRVELAETTSELKQKKLIKRLKIVENFLEAGNKPEWMIMKTIPVIPPDLRPLVPLDGGRFATSDLNDLYRRVINRNNRLKRLIELRAPGIIVRNEKRMVQEAVDALFDNGRRGRVITGANKRPLKSLSDMLKGKQGRFRQNLLGKRVDYSGRSVIVTGPELKLHQCGLPKKMALELFKPFIYARLDAKGYSSTVKQAKKLVEKEHPEVWDILDEVIREHPVLLNRAPTLHRLGIQAFEPILIEGKAIQLHPLVCTAFNADFDGDQMAVHVPLSLEAQLEARVLMMSTNNILHPANGAPIIVPSQDMILGLYYLSIISEKEPGEGMAFADMGELHHALENKVVTLHTKIKGRFKNIGKDGEEVAKLYDTTPGRLIIGELLPKNPNISFEIVNQEMTKKNISKMIDQVYRHCGQKETVIFCDRIMQLGFSHACRAGISFGKDDMVIPDSKSRLVAEAESLAKEYEQQYNDGLITQGEKYNKVVDAWGKCTDRVADEMMKRIQAIEFDPKTGRQRQMNSIYMMSHSGARGSANQMKQLAGMRGLMAKPSGEIIETPIISNFKEGLTVNEYFNSTHGARKGLADTALKTANSGYLTRRLVDVAQDAIISAVDCGTTKGLTMQPIVDAGQIVASLGQRILGRIALLDILHPVSGEVILEGGAMIEEADVAKIEEAGIQSVQIRSALTCETRLGVCAKCYGRDLARGTPVNQGEAVGVIAAQSIGEPGTQLTMRTFHLGGTAQVVDSSYLEASYEGKVEIRNRNVVRNSEGYLVVMGRNMAVLIKDESGKERIVHRVSYGARIFVDDGDIVKRGQRIAEWDPYTRPILTEVDGYVGFEDMIDGLSVTETADESTGITKRLVIDWRANPRGSELKPAIIIHADKKGENIAKLHKGGEARYMMSVETILPIEPGAYVKAGDVIARLPMESAKTKDITGGLPRVAELFEARRPKDHAIIAEISGTIRFGRGYKNKRRIIIEPNDESLEPIEYLVPKGKLFHFQEGDQIEKGDYILDGNPAPHDILAIKGVEALASYLVNEIQEVYRLQGVLINDKHIEVIVRQMLQKVEITESGDSGYIPGDHVDRIELDEINDNLIAEGKKPAAGNPILLGITKASLQTPSFISAASFQETTRVLTEAAVSGKIDTLQGLKENVIVGRLIPAGTGGTIAQIRRIAMVRDDLIVDERRKSSSGGESKAMLTNMTTGAAVE; from the coding sequence ATGAACCACGAGGTCATGAATCTTTTCAATCCTCAGGCGCCAGCACAGACATTTGACTCTATTCGTATTTCAATTGCGAGTCCCGAGAAGATTCTGTCTTGGTCATACGGTGAAATCAAAAAACCAGAGACTATCAATTACAGGACATTTAAGCCGGAACGTGATGGCCTTTTTTGTGCGCGTATATTTGGCCCTATTAAAGACTATGAATGTCTATGCGGTAAATATAAACGTATGAAATATAAGGGTATTATTTGTGAAAAATGTGGCGTAGAGGTCACCCTTTCGCGTGTGCGTCGTGAGCGTATGGGGCACATTGAGCTCGCGGCACCAGTGGCTCATATTTGGTTTCTTAAGTCATTACCGGGCCGTATTTCTACTCTTCTGGATTTAACTTTGAAGGATATTGAAAGGGTTCTTTATTTTGAAAATTATATTGTAACAGAACCAGGTTTGACATCACTTAAACTACACCAGCTTCTTTCTGAAGAAGAATATATGCTTGCCGTTGATGAATTTGGGGAAGATCAGTTTACGGCTATGATTGGTGCCGAGGCTATTTATGAGCTTCTTGCCGGAATGGAATTAGATAAAATTGCGAATGATTTGCGCGTTGAGTTAGCCGAAACGACTTCCGAGTTGAAACAAAAAAAGCTGATTAAGCGGCTTAAGATTGTTGAAAATTTCCTTGAAGCTGGTAACAAACCTGAGTGGATGATTATGAAGACGATTCCGGTTATTCCGCCGGATTTACGTCCGTTAGTTCCACTTGATGGTGGCCGTTTTGCGACGTCGGATTTGAATGATCTTTATCGGCGCGTTATAAACCGTAACAATCGCCTAAAAAGGCTGATTGAATTGCGTGCCCCTGGGATTATTGTGCGCAATGAGAAGCGTATGGTACAAGAGGCTGTTGACGCATTATTCGATAATGGTCGTCGCGGGCGTGTGATTACCGGGGCAAATAAGCGTCCGCTGAAATCGCTTTCAGACATGCTGAAAGGTAAGCAAGGGCGTTTTCGTCAAAATCTGCTTGGAAAACGCGTTGATTATTCTGGCCGTTCTGTCATCGTGACGGGTCCTGAGTTAAAATTGCATCAATGTGGTCTTCCGAAAAAAATGGCTCTTGAGTTATTTAAGCCGTTCATTTACGCACGGCTTGACGCAAAGGGTTATTCGTCAACCGTGAAGCAAGCGAAAAAGCTCGTTGAAAAAGAACATCCAGAAGTTTGGGATATTTTGGATGAAGTGATCCGTGAGCATCCTGTGTTGTTGAATCGAGCGCCGACACTTCACCGTTTGGGGATTCAAGCCTTTGAGCCTATCTTGATTGAGGGAAAAGCTATACAACTTCATCCGCTTGTTTGCACAGCTTTCAATGCGGATTTTGACGGTGATCAGATGGCGGTTCATGTTCCGCTTTCTCTCGAAGCACAGCTTGAAGCCCGTGTTTTAATGATGTCAACCAACAATATTCTCCATCCAGCTAATGGTGCCCCAATTATCGTTCCGTCTCAGGATATGATTCTTGGTCTTTACTATCTCTCGATTATTTCTGAGAAGGAACCAGGAGAGGGGATGGCTTTTGCTGATATGGGTGAGCTACATCATGCCTTGGAAAATAAAGTTGTGACTCTTCATACAAAAATTAAAGGCCGTTTTAAGAATATTGGTAAGGACGGTGAAGAAGTTGCCAAACTTTATGATACGACGCCTGGCCGTTTGATTATCGGTGAGCTTTTACCAAAAAATCCGAATATCTCATTTGAGATTGTTAACCAAGAAATGACCAAAAAGAACATTTCCAAAATGATTGATCAAGTTTATCGACATTGCGGACAAAAGGAAACGGTTATTTTCTGTGATCGTATTATGCAGCTCGGCTTTTCTCACGCTTGTCGTGCAGGGATTTCATTCGGCAAAGACGATATGGTTATTCCTGATAGCAAGTCACGTCTAGTTGCGGAAGCGGAATCTTTAGCTAAGGAATATGAGCAGCAGTATAACGACGGTTTGATTACGCAGGGTGAAAAATATAACAAAGTTGTGGACGCATGGGGTAAATGTACTGATCGTGTTGCTGATGAAATGATGAAGCGTATTCAGGCGATTGAGTTTGACCCTAAAACGGGTCGTCAGCGTCAGATGAATTCGATCTATATGATGTCACACTCTGGTGCGCGTGGTTCTGCCAATCAGATGAAGCAGTTAGCTGGCATGCGTGGATTAATGGCAAAGCCGTCGGGTGAAATTATCGAAACGCCAATTATTTCAAATTTTAAGGAAGGTTTGACCGTTAACGAATATTTTAATTCGACGCATGGTGCTCGTAAAGGGCTCGCAGATACTGCGTTGAAAACCGCTAACTCTGGTTATCTAACTCGGCGTCTTGTCGATGTTGCACAAGATGCCATCATTTCGGCAGTTGATTGCGGCACTACGAAGGGCCTTACTATGCAGCCGATTGTTGACGCAGGACAGATTGTTGCATCGCTTGGTCAAAGGATTCTTGGTCGTATAGCACTTCTTGATATCCTACACCCAGTTTCTGGAGAGGTCATTCTTGAAGGTGGTGCGATGATTGAAGAGGCTGACGTCGCTAAGATTGAAGAAGCTGGGATTCAGTCTGTTCAAATTCGTTCTGCTTTAACGTGTGAAACGCGTCTTGGTGTTTGTGCGAAGTGTTATGGTCGTGATTTGGCGCGCGGGACACCAGTTAATCAAGGTGAAGCGGTTGGTGTTATCGCAGCTCAGTCAATCGGTGAACCAGGAACACAGCTGACAATGCGCACTTTTCACTTGGGTGGGACGGCGCAGGTTGTTGATTCTTCGTATCTGGAAGCATCTTATGAAGGTAAGGTGGAGATTCGTAACCGGAATGTGGTACGCAATTCTGAAGGTTATCTGGTTGTCATGGGACGTAACATGGCCGTTCTTATCAAGGATGAATCCGGGAAAGAGCGCATTGTGCATCGTGTTAGTTACGGTGCGCGCATTTTCGTTGACGACGGTGATATTGTCAAACGTGGCCAGCGTATAGCAGAATGGGATCCTTATACACGCCCTATCCTAACTGAAGTTGATGGTTATGTAGGTTTTGAAGATATGATTGATGGTTTATCAGTTACTGAGACAGCTGATGAATCTACGGGTATCACAAAACGTTTGGTTATTGATTGGCGCGCTAATCCACGCGGTTCTGAACTAAAACCAGCGATTATCATCCACGCGGATAAAAAGGGTGAGAATATTGCCAAATTGCATAAAGGGGGAGAAGCCCGTTATATGATGTCTGTGGAAACTATTCTTCCCATTGAGCCTGGTGCCTACGTTAAGGCAGGAGACGTAATCGCGCGTTTACCAATGGAAAGTGCCAAGACCAAAGATATCACGGGTGGCTTGCCGCGTGTGGCTGAGCTTTTTGAAGCGCGTCGCCCGAAAGATCACGCTATCATCGCTGAAATTAGCGGTACGATTCGATTTGGGCGTGGTTATAAAAATAAGCGCCGTATTATCATTGAGCCAAATGATGAATCTCTCGAGCCGATAGAGTATCTAGTACCAAAAGGTAAGCTATTTCATTTTCAAGAAGGTGATCAGATTGAAAAAGGAGATTATATCCTTGATGGTAATCCGGCGCCTCATGACATCTTGGCGATTAAGGGTGTTGAGGCTTTAGCATCTTATCTCGTTAATGAAATTCAGGAAGTTTATCGTCTGCAGGGTGTTTTAATCAATGATAAGCACATCGAGGTTATCGTCCGTCAAATGCTGCAAAAGGTTGAAATTACCGAATCTGGAGACTCTGGTTATATCCCGGGCGACCATGTCGATCGTATCGAATTAGATGAAATCAATGATAATCTGATTGCGGAAGGAAAGAAGCCTGCAGCTGGTAATCCTATTCTTCTTGGAATTACAAAAGCGTCTCTGCAGACGCCATCTTTTATTTCAGCAGCATCGTTTCAAGAAACAACTCGAGTTCTTACTGAGGCAGCGGTGTCCGGAAAGATCGATACTTTGCAAGGGCTTAAGGAAAATGTTATTGTTGGTAGGCTTATTCCTGCGGGTACGGGCGGGACGATTGCTCAAATTCGCCGCATTGCTATGGTCCGCGATGATTTGATCGTTGATGAGCGGCGCAAGTCTAGCAGTGGTGGAGAATCTAAAGCTATGTTGACCAATATGACAACTGGGGCAGCTGTTGAATAA
- a CDS encoding MerR family transcriptional regulator — protein MYGYYSISELTREFSITARTLRYYEEKGLIVPFRRGGIRLYTQGDRQKLKQILRAKRANFSLSEIYDMLATVGKPPDDEKKLKELIAGINKKRADLRQMRCDIDELLHDLERTEEAFFESLAELGVNR, from the coding sequence ATGTACGGGTATTATTCGATTAGTGAATTGACACGCGAATTTTCAATAACTGCTCGGACTCTGCGTTATTATGAAGAAAAAGGGCTTATTGTGCCTTTTCGACGTGGAGGAATAAGGCTTTATACGCAGGGTGACCGCCAAAAATTAAAGCAAATATTGCGAGCTAAAAGAGCCAATTTTTCTTTATCCGAGATATATGATATGCTGGCGACAGTCGGTAAGCCACCTGATGATGAAAAAAAACTTAAAGAATTGATTGCGGGGATTAATAAAAAACGCGCTGATTTACGACAGATGCGATGCGACATCGACGAGCTTTTGCACGATCTAGAGCGTACAGAGGAGGCTTTTTTCGAAAGTTTAGCTGAATTGGGGGTTAATCGCTGA